In a genomic window of Bombina bombina isolate aBomBom1 chromosome 8, aBomBom1.pri, whole genome shotgun sequence:
- the LOC128638034 gene encoding heat shock protein 30C-like, translating to MMFPLSLLQSSHSPLCTCSESALTLWPATRLIYGQLEDEVLSLRNDMDRRMQRVNQTYQLLSQDIEMRRRMEQSRQSAAREAQTISTRRDKDGNKSFALTLDVSNFSPDELTAKTEGRRLIVIGKHDKKSDSRDGSFFHEYKEWKRETELPEDVNPEDVLCSLSKDGQLHIQAPRLALTAAKETAIPITLCQAPEDAQQTPAVTQNSGSEEGQENIQNVNSVM from the coding sequence ATGATGTTTCCTCTGAGCCTCCTCCAGTCCTCACACAGCCCCCTGTGTACCTGCAGTGAGTCTGCACTCACACTCTGGCCGGCTACACGGCTGATCTATGGACAGCTGGAAGATGAAGTGCTGAGCTTGAGGAACGATATGGACAGAAGAATGCAGCGTGTGAATCAGACTTATCAGCTGCTCTCTCAGGACATAGAGATGAGAAGGAGAATGGAACAGAGCAGACAATCTGCAGCTAGAGAAGCTCAGACCATCTCTACAAGAAGAGACAAAGATGGGAATAAAAGCTTTGCTCTCACCCTGGATGTGAGTAATTTCTCTCCTGATGAACTGACAGCGAAAACAGAAGGAAGGAGACTGATTGTAATTGGGAAACATGACAAGAAATCTGACTCAAGGGATGGAAGTTTCTTCCATGAATACAAAGAGTGGAAGAGAGAAACGGAGCTCCCTGAAGATGTGAATCCTGAGGACGTGTTGTGCTCCCTGTCCAAGGATGGGCAGCTCCACATACAGGCTCCTCGCCTAGCGCTGACAGCTGCAAAAGAGACAGCGATTCCCATCACCTTGTGCCAAGCGCCAGAAGATGCGCAGCAAACCCCAGCTGTGACCCAAAACAGCGGCTCTGAGGAAGGGCAAGAAAATATACAGAATGTAAATTCTGTGATGTGA